Below is a window of Streptomyces qaidamensis DNA.
GCTCTGGGTGACCCACAAACCGTAAGCTCCGCCGCGCCGAGACGTGAAGGCTTCCCCTCGCCGGGCAGGCCTGGGTCGTGTCCGCAAAAGGCCCCTGGCGTCAACCGAACGACAGGCCCTCTAGTCGTCGGAGAGCGGCCGGGTGGAGGCGCGCAGGACCAGGCCGGGGGCGAAGACGCGGGTCTCGTGGAGGTGGTCCGCGCGAGCCTCGATCTCGTCGAGCAGCATCTCCACCGCCGCGCGGCCGAGGTCCTCGACGGGCTGCCGGACCAGCGTCAGGGTCGTCGCCCCGAAGGTCGCGACGTCGAGGTCGCCGTAGCCGACGACCTGCACGTCCTCGGGGATGCGCACGCCGCGTTCACGTCCTCGGGGATGCGCACGCCGCGTTCGGTCAGCCCCCGGCACAGGCCGGCGGCGAGGAAGTCGTGGGTGCAGAACCCCCGTCGGGCGGGTCCTACAGCCCGCGGGCGATCTCCGTGCCGTAGGCGACGGTCATCCGCTCGGCGACGACCTGGCCGAGCCGGGCCTCGCGGCGACTGCGGACGGCCTGCCGGGCGCCCTGGCAGCGGTCGGCGCACTGGCGTATGCCGCGCTCGCCGTTGACGACGAGGATGTCGCGGGCCCCGCTGTCGAGGAGGTGCTGTACGGCGATGCGGCCGCCGGCGATGTCGTCGACGGAGGCCGAGCAGCCCTCCCGGCCGGGCATCGCGCGGTCGGCCAGGACCAGCGGGATGCCCCGCTCGCGCAGCCCGGCCAGCCGGCCCGGGTCGGCGCTGAGCGGTACGACGACGCCGACGGCCCGTTGCTCGACGAGCATGCTGAAGTCGCCCTGCTCCCGCTCGGGGGCGTCTCCGCTGTGGCACAGGACGAGCGAGTGGCCGTGGTCGCAGGCCGCGTCGGCGGCGCCCCGCGTGATGCGCGCAGAAGGAGTTGGTGACGTCGGGCAGGACCAGCCCGATCGCGCAGGAGTGACCGGTGCGCAGACCGGCGGCTCCCGGGTGGGGGACTGGTCGAGCGCGGCGACGCGGACGCGCTCGGCGGTCTGCGCGGTGACCCGCTCGGGCCGGTTGAGCACGTTCGACACCGTGGACACCGAGACACCGGCGGCGGCTGCGACGTCCTGGATGCGGGCGGGGCGTGCCGGAACGGCGTCCGCCCCCTCGCTGTTGCGGCCGCGCGACCAGGCACGACGATGGCCTTCATGGGCGCCGCACGTATACCGTGACCGGACGTGGAACGTTTTGGCCGCCCGGCCCCCAGGGCCCCCGGTCAGGCGGAGGGCGCGCCGGTGAGGACCTCCACACGGCCGGTGTCGAGCGAGTAGTAGGCGCTGACGACGGCCAGCTCGCCCTTCTTCACCAGTGGCGCGAGGTCCTTGTTGGTCCGCAGGTCGGCGGCGGTCTGCTTGACGTGGATCCGGACCATCGCGTCGACGGGGTCGGCGTGCTGCCGCTTGACGGTCTCCCGGTAGGCCGGCCGCAGGGCTTCGGCGATCGACCGGAGGTTGCCGGGCAGCGGCTTGTGGTCCTTCAGTGCTTCGTACGCCGCCTTGACCGCGCCGCATCGCTGGTGGCCGAGGACCACGACGAGCGGCGTGCCGGACGTCATCGGGCCGTACTCCACCGAACCGACGACGACCGGTCCGACGACCTGCCCGCCGGTGCGCATCACGAACAGGTCGCCGAGGCCCGTGTCGAAGACGAGCTCCGGCGGCACGCGGGAGTCGATGCAGGAGAGGATCACGCCGTACGGGTCCTGCGCCTCGGCGACGAACTCGCGCCGCTGCGGATCGCGGTCGGGGTGCTGGAGTGTGCCGTCCACCCAGCGCTTGTTGCCGTCCATCAGCCGAGCGAACGCGGACCAGGGCGAGTCCGGTCGCGCGGCCGCCGCGGGAGAGGGCGAGGGCGTGCCCGCCGCGGCCGCGGCCTTGCCCGTGCCGGCGGTGCCCTTCGACGAGCAGGCGGTGAGCAGCGCTGCGCCGGCAGCCAGCCCACCGGTGAGTATGGCCCTGCGCTGCGGTGTCTTGGCGGTACCCATGTGGCCGTCCCCTTTCGGTCGCCGCCCTCCCTGGTGGGAAGCGGTGATTCCACTCTCGTGGGGGGCCGGTTAGCGCCCGTACAACGCTCGTGCAGCGCGGGAGAAGGACTGATCCAAATCGCGGGCCGGGCAGAACCCTTCCGGTCAGGAGTGCACCGTGCCGGTCGCCGCACCGCCCGGCGCCGTCGTCGAGCCGCCCCCGAAGCGGATCCCCTTGGCCTCCTTGCCGAGCGCGCTCAGCAGGATCA
It encodes the following:
- a CDS encoding substrate-binding domain-containing protein, which translates into the protein MRIPEDVQVVGYGDLDVATFGATTLTLVRQPVEDLGRAAVEMLLDEIEARADHLHETRVFAPGLVLRASTRPLSDD
- a CDS encoding carbonic anhydrase — translated: MGTAKTPQRRAILTGGLAAGAALLTACSSKGTAGTGKAAAAAGTPSPSPAAAARPDSPWSAFARLMDGNKRWVDGTLQHPDRDPQRREFVAEAQDPYGVILSCIDSRVPPELVFDTGLGDLFVMRTGGQVVGPVVVGSVEYGPMTSGTPLVVVLGHQRCGAVKAAYEALKDHKPLPGNLRSIAEALRPAYRETVKRQHADPVDAMVRIHVKQTAADLRTNKDLAPLVKKGELAVVSAYYSLDTGRVEVLTGAPSA